One region of Triticum aestivum cultivar Chinese Spring chromosome 6B, IWGSC CS RefSeq v2.1, whole genome shotgun sequence genomic DNA includes:
- the LOC123138633 gene encoding transcription termination factor MTERF9, chloroplastic — translation MPPGPDTTPTQTLTTLKQQTGPAAVVPHSLAAARRAAMLRLRSSILTHLLSSPATSPVSPLHRLLSAAAPAISTPTTGFAVEDYLVGTCGLTRPQALKASAKLSHLKSPANADAVLAFLAGLGLSAADVATAVARDPQLLCTGVERTLAPVVAGLSGLGVPRSEIARLVSVKASLFRRRSIVSNVALLQESGLGVCDIAKLCLTRPRLLSSNLERVQAALASAEALGVPRGSGMFRYAIEAVASFTEEKIAARGDYLKKTFRWSDADVSIAVCKAPYLIVKSKESLQCRSEFLISEVGLEPAYLTQRPAMVCYSLEGRMRPRYHVVKFLKENGLLKRDPSYYTVFKESEKYFMDKFICPHKEAAPHLAEDYAAACGGEVPARFRFT, via the coding sequence ATGCCACCAGGACCAGACACCACACCAACGCAAACCCTCACCACTCTCAAACAACAGACCGGACCGGCGGCGGTCGTTCCCcattccctcgccgccgcccgccgcgccgccatgcTCCGCCTCCGCAGCTCCATCCTCACCCACCTCCTCTCATCTCCAGCCACCTCTCCGGTATcccctctccaccgcctcctctcaGCCGCAGCGCCAGCCATCTCCACCCCGACCACCGGGTTCGCCGTGGAGGACTACCTCGTCGGCACCTGCGGCCTCACCCGACCCCAAGCCCTCAAGGCCTCCGCCAAGCTCTCCCACCTCAAGTCCCCCGCCAATGCCGACGCCGtcctcgccttcctcgccggcctcggcctctccgccgccgacgtcgccaccgccgtcgccaGGGACCCGCAGCTGCTCTGCACCGGCGTGGAGAGAACACTGGCGCCCGTCGTCGCGGGGCTCTCCGGCCTCGGCGTACCACGTTCTGAGATCGCGCGCCTCGTCTCGGTTAAAGCCAGCCTCTTCCGGCGTAGATCCATCGTCTCCAACGTCGCTCTCCTGCAAGAGAGTGGGCTAGGTGTTTGTGATATTGCCAAGCTGTGCCTCACTAGGCCACGGCTGCTCAGCAGCAACCTAGAGCGCGTCCAGGCGGCGTTGGCGTCCGCCGAAGCACTCGGTGTACCCCGTGGATCCGGGATGTTCAGGTATGCGATAGAAGCTGTTGCATCCTTCACCGAGGAGAAGATCGCTGCCAGAGGGGACTACTTGAAGAAGACATTCAGGTGGTCGGATGCCGACGTGAGCATTGCTGTGTGTaaggctccgtatttgatcgtaaAATCAAAGGAATCACTGCAGTGCAGGTCTGAATTCCTCATCTCTGAGGTGGGGTTGGAACCGGCCTACCTCACTCAACGTCCGGCAATGGTCTGTTACAGCCTAGAGGGCCGGATGAGACCCCGGTACCACGTTGTAAAGTTTCTCAAGGAAAATGGATTGCTCAAGCGCGACCCGAGCTACTATACTGTTTTCAAGGAGAGCGAGAAGTATTTCATGGATAAGTTCATATGCCCTCACAAGGAGGCTGCACCACACCTTGCAGAAGATTATGCTGCCGCTTGTGGAGGGGAAGTGCCCGCTAGATTCAGATTTACATGA